CAATTTAAAGTGATTAAAGAGTCCAGTCCAGATGGAAACAACTTTTATTCGGATCGGGATTATTTAGTTGTAATACAGAAGTAAATTAATCTTTGAGACTAATATAGATGATGGAATATTTGCGAAAAACTTATGATGCGTTGCTTGCCGCCGTAGGCATCGCTAATATTCCCGCATCCCCATCTAAAATTACCTCTATACCCACTGGTAACGCAGCATTCGGGCTATCATGACCAAAAGGTAAATCAGAAACAATCGGAATCCCCAAATCACCCAAGCGATCGCGCAATACTTCTTCTACACTAAAACTAGACACAGTTGGCGGCGCTTCACAGCGAGTAAAACCGCCCAAAGCAATACCGCAGACTTGAGATAAAGCACCGCTCAAACGCCACTGTGTCAGCATCCTGTCAATGCGATAGGGTGCTTCTGTGACATCTTCCAACGCCAGAATTACACCATCCAGATGTGGCAGGATTGGTGTAGCTAAAAGGTTAGTAGCCACCGTGAGATTACCTGGTAACAAAGTACCAGTTACCACGCCGCCACCCCACCCGCAACCTTTAAGAGGCGCGAGAGGACGACCTTCTACTGAATCGAATAATCGCTCAACTGACCAATCTGGCTCATCTGCCAAAGTTGTCAGCACAGGAGCATGAACGCCGGAAATTCCTGCTATATAAAGGCTCCACAATAAAGCTGTGATATCAGAAAAGCCAATCAACCACTTGGGAAGTGCTGAATTTTGTTGCCAATTCCAATCTTCTAAAATGCGGGTGCTACCAAAACCGCCTCTGGAACAGAGAATACCGCGACAATCAGGATCTTGCCATGCCGCTGCTAATTGCTGA
The Nostoc punctiforme PCC 73102 genome window above contains:
- a CDS encoding S66 peptidase family protein — its product is MPSKILPPPLKPGDLLRVIAPSGALREFEAFERGLEIWRSRGYRVEISPQIDDKWGYLAGTDETRRQQLAAAWQDPDCRGILCSRGGFGSTRILEDWNWQQNSALPKWLIGFSDITALLWSLYIAGISGVHAPVLTTLADEPDWSVERLFDSVEGRPLAPLKGCGWGGGVVTGTLLPGNLTVATNLLATPILPHLDGVILALEDVTEAPYRIDRMLTQWRLSGALSQVCGIALGGFTRCEAPPTVSSFSVEEVLRDRLGDLGIPIVSDLPFGHDSPNAALPVGIEVILDGDAGILAMPTAASNAS